The following proteins come from a genomic window of Sphaerisporangium rubeum:
- a CDS encoding prenyltransferase, protein MTAGGRLPAVPGVITAEQVLATARSIAAVQEDDGGVPWPEGHVDAWNHVECLMAMSVAGLTAEVRAGYDWLVRHQRSDGSWPRKVVRGRTAEAAGESNHAAYLAVGVWHELLVTGDEDFARRMWPAVRRAMDFVVGLQTARGEVIWQRTATGEPAGFALLTGCSSVYQAMRCGVLLGEHLGAPQPDWELAAGQLGHVLAAHPEAFADKSRFSMDWYYPVLGGAVRGAQARERLAERWDTFVVPGLGARCVSDQPWVTAAESCELVLTLDALGDAERAHALFRDVQHMRHEDGSYWTGWQFANRAWFPHEQSAYTAAAVVLAADALSGATPAAALFRDAGPYTLPVTDPATCGCSTTPSRA, encoded by the coding sequence ATGACGGCAGGCGGCCGGCTCCCCGCGGTACCGGGGGTCATCACCGCCGAGCAGGTCCTCGCCACCGCGCGCAGCATCGCCGCGGTGCAGGAGGACGACGGCGGTGTGCCGTGGCCCGAGGGCCACGTGGACGCGTGGAACCACGTCGAGTGCCTGATGGCGATGTCGGTGGCCGGCCTCACCGCCGAGGTCCGCGCCGGGTACGACTGGCTGGTGCGCCACCAGCGTTCCGACGGCTCATGGCCGCGCAAGGTCGTGCGCGGCCGGACCGCCGAGGCGGCCGGGGAGAGCAACCACGCGGCGTACCTCGCGGTCGGGGTGTGGCACGAGCTGCTGGTCACCGGGGACGAGGACTTCGCGCGCCGCATGTGGCCCGCCGTCCGCCGCGCCATGGATTTCGTGGTGGGATTGCAGACGGCGCGCGGCGAGGTCATCTGGCAGCGCACCGCGACGGGTGAGCCGGCCGGGTTCGCGCTGCTGACCGGCTGTTCGTCCGTCTACCAGGCGATGCGCTGCGGCGTGCTGCTCGGCGAGCACCTCGGCGCGCCGCAGCCGGACTGGGAACTCGCGGCCGGACAGCTCGGTCACGTCCTCGCGGCGCACCCCGAGGCGTTCGCCGACAAGAGCCGCTTCTCGATGGACTGGTACTACCCGGTGCTCGGCGGCGCGGTGCGCGGCGCGCAGGCGCGCGAGCGGCTGGCCGAGCGCTGGGACACGTTCGTGGTGCCGGGGCTCGGCGCGCGGTGCGTGTCGGACCAGCCGTGGGTGACGGCCGCGGAGTCGTGCGAGCTGGTGCTGACGCTGGACGCGCTCGGGGACGCCGAGCGCGCGCACGCGTTGTTCCGGGACGTGCAGCACATGCGGCACGAGGACGGCTCGTACTGGACGGGCTGGCAGTTCGCCAACCGCGCGTGGTTCCCGCACGAGCAGTCGGCCTACACGGCGGCCGCCGTGGTGCTGGCCGCCGACGCGCTGTCCGGCGCCACACCGGCCGCGGCGCTGTTCAGGGACGCCGGTCCCTACACGCTGCCGGTCACCGACCCGGCCACCTGCGGCTGCTCCACCACGCCGAGCCGCGCCTAG
- a CDS encoding cytochrome P450, whose product MDISTDIDLVDQDVYARDGAPHDQFAWLRANDAVFWHEKGAEEGWPGFWAVTRHEDVVRVSRDSELFSSSRRLALFDEMPEEQLLLQRMMMLNQDPPEHTRRRSLVNRGFTPRQIGLLEDHIREICHSLMDDALAKGDIDFVTDVAAPLPLYVICELLGAPVEDRNKIFEWSNRMIGAQDPEYASAPDDGQQAAMEVYAYANELAEKRRENPQPDIVTKLLQPAENGETLSVEEFDLFVLLLVVAGNETTRNAASGGMLALFEHPEQWERLVKDPSLAGTAADEIVRWVSPVNLFRRTATRDTVLGGKEIKENDKVVVFYSSANRDESVFSDPGSFDVGRDPNPHIGFGGGGAHFCLGNHLAKMELRVLFEVVAQRMPGLRPAGDAKRLRSYFINGIKSMPVEL is encoded by the coding sequence ATGGATATCAGCACGGATATCGACCTCGTCGACCAGGATGTCTACGCGCGTGACGGCGCTCCGCACGACCAGTTCGCATGGCTGCGCGCCAACGACGCCGTGTTCTGGCACGAGAAGGGGGCCGAGGAGGGCTGGCCGGGCTTCTGGGCCGTCACACGGCACGAGGACGTCGTGCGGGTGTCGCGCGACTCCGAGTTGTTCTCCTCCAGCCGCAGGCTCGCGCTGTTCGACGAGATGCCCGAGGAGCAGCTCCTCCTCCAGCGGATGATGATGCTGAACCAGGACCCGCCGGAGCACACGCGGCGCCGTTCCCTGGTGAACCGCGGTTTCACGCCTAGGCAGATCGGCCTGCTGGAGGATCACATAAGGGAGATCTGCCACAGCCTGATGGACGACGCGCTCGCCAAAGGCGACATCGACTTCGTCACCGACGTGGCCGCGCCGCTCCCCCTGTACGTGATCTGCGAGCTGCTCGGCGCTCCCGTCGAGGACCGCAACAAGATCTTCGAGTGGTCCAACCGTATGATCGGCGCGCAGGACCCCGAGTACGCGAGCGCACCCGACGACGGCCAGCAGGCCGCGATGGAGGTCTACGCCTACGCCAACGAGCTGGCCGAGAAGCGGCGGGAGAACCCCCAGCCCGACATCGTCACCAAGCTGCTCCAGCCGGCGGAGAACGGCGAGACGCTGTCGGTCGAGGAGTTCGACCTGTTCGTCCTGCTGCTCGTCGTGGCAGGCAACGAGACGACGCGCAACGCCGCGTCCGGCGGCATGCTGGCGCTGTTCGAGCACCCCGAGCAGTGGGAGCGCCTGGTGAAGGACCCCTCGCTGGCCGGCACCGCCGCCGACGAGATCGTCCGCTGGGTCTCCCCGGTCAACCTGTTCCGGCGCACCGCCACCCGCGACACCGTGCTCGGCGGCAAAGAGATCAAGGAGAACGACAAGGTCGTCGTCTTCTACTCCTCGGCCAACCGTGACGAGTCGGTGTTCTCGGACCCCGGCTCGTTCGACGTCGGCCGCGACCCGAACCCGCACATCGGGTTCGGCGGCGGCGGCGCGCACTTCTGCCTCGGCAACCACCTGGCCAAGATGGAGCTGCGGGTGCTGTTCGAGGTGGTGGCGCAGCGCATGCCGGGCCTGCGGCCGGCCGGCGACGCCAAGCGGCTGCGGTCCTACTTCATCAACGGCATCAAGTCGATGCCCGTGGAGCTCTGA
- a CDS encoding ferredoxin, translating to MKIKVDYDVCEANAVCMGLAPEVFEVDDDDNLHVLLPEPPPEMLDRVRHAVRSCPKAALSLEEE from the coding sequence ATGAAGATAAAGGTCGACTACGACGTGTGCGAGGCGAACGCCGTCTGCATGGGCCTCGCGCCGGAGGTCTTCGAGGTGGACGACGACGACAACCTGCACGTGCTGCTCCCCGAGCCGCCGCCGGAGATGCTCGACCGCGTGCGCCACGCGGTCCGTTCCTGCCCCAAAGCCGCGCTCTCCCTGGAAGAGGAGTAG
- a CDS encoding SAM-dependent methyltransferase: MSELRPAPAGVDPNTPSAARIYDYALGGKDNYEVDRIAAEKAFAMAPEMPVMARQNRAFLGRAVRFLAEEAGIRQFLDIGSGLPTQANVHQVAAEGSRVVYVDYDPLVVAHGDALVADSPGVAFIRGDLRKVEDVLAHPDLPRFIDFSEPVAVLLVAVLHFVRDEERAYEVVDLLREVMAPGSYLALSHVTPDPHPEETAELVQVSARAGAPWVARSRDELMRFFGDFELVEPGLVTAPEWRPGITRPVDFAKMWVLAGVGRKP; encoded by the coding sequence ATGTCCGAGTTGCGTCCGGCTCCCGCCGGGGTCGATCCCAACACGCCGAGCGCGGCGCGCATCTATGACTACGCGCTCGGAGGCAAGGACAACTACGAGGTCGACCGGATCGCGGCGGAGAAGGCGTTCGCGATGGCGCCTGAGATGCCGGTGATGGCACGGCAGAACCGTGCCTTCCTCGGCCGTGCCGTGCGTTTCCTCGCGGAGGAGGCGGGGATCCGCCAGTTCCTCGACATCGGCTCCGGGCTGCCGACGCAGGCGAACGTCCACCAGGTGGCGGCCGAGGGGTCGCGGGTGGTGTACGTCGACTACGACCCGCTGGTGGTGGCGCACGGGGACGCGCTGGTGGCCGACAGCCCCGGGGTGGCGTTCATCCGGGGGGACCTGAGGAAGGTCGAGGACGTCCTCGCGCACCCCGACCTTCCCCGTTTCATCGACTTCAGCGAGCCGGTGGCGGTGTTGCTGGTCGCCGTGCTGCACTTCGTGCGGGACGAGGAACGCGCGTACGAGGTCGTGGACCTTCTGCGCGAGGTCATGGCACCGGGTAGCTATCTGGCCCTGTCCCACGTGACCCCCGACCCCCACCCCGAGGAGACCGCCGAACTGGTGCAGGTGTCGGCCAGGGCCGGCGCGCCGTGGGTCGCGCGGAGCCGGGACGAGCTGATGCGCTTCTTCGGCGATTTCGAGCTGGTCGAGCCGGGCCTCGTGACCGCACCGGAATGGCGGCCCGGGATCACCCGTCCGGTGGACTTCGCCAAGATGTGGGTGCTCGCGGGGGTCGGCCGCAAGCCCTGA
- a CDS encoding sugar phosphate isomerase/epimerase family protein: MTRPITLFTGQWADLPFEEVCRLAGEWGYDGLELACWGDHFEVDKALADDSYIPRKLELLEKHGLKVWTISNHLVGQAVCDNPIDERHKGILPSRIWGSGDAEEVRRNAAEEMKDTARAAAKLGVNTVVGFTGSSIWHTVAMFPPVSPSMIDAGYQDFADRWNPILDVYDEVGVRFAHEVHPSEIAYDYHTTVRTLEAIGHRPAFGLNWDPSHMVWQELDPAGFILDFADRIYHVDCKDAKVRTGDGRRGRLSSHLPWADLRRGWDFVSTGRGDVPWEDCFRALNSIGYDGPISIEWEDAGMDRLSGAPEALAYIRTLNAITPPTAAFDAAFSSE; this comes from the coding sequence ATGACGCGACCGATCACCCTGTTCACCGGCCAGTGGGCCGACCTGCCGTTCGAGGAGGTGTGCCGCCTGGCAGGGGAGTGGGGATACGACGGACTCGAGCTCGCCTGCTGGGGTGACCACTTCGAGGTCGACAAGGCCCTGGCCGACGACTCCTACATCCCGCGCAAGCTGGAGCTGCTCGAGAAGCACGGCCTGAAGGTCTGGACGATCTCCAACCACCTGGTCGGGCAGGCGGTCTGCGACAACCCGATCGACGAGCGCCACAAGGGCATCCTGCCGTCCCGCATCTGGGGCTCCGGCGACGCCGAGGAGGTGCGGCGCAACGCGGCGGAGGAGATGAAGGACACCGCGCGCGCCGCGGCCAAGCTCGGCGTGAACACCGTGGTGGGCTTCACCGGCTCGTCCATCTGGCACACCGTCGCGATGTTCCCGCCGGTGTCCCCGTCGATGATCGACGCGGGCTACCAGGACTTCGCCGACCGCTGGAACCCGATCCTCGACGTGTACGACGAGGTCGGGGTGCGCTTCGCGCACGAGGTGCACCCGAGCGAGATCGCCTACGACTACCACACCACCGTGCGCACCCTGGAGGCCATCGGGCACCGTCCGGCGTTCGGCCTCAACTGGGACCCCTCGCACATGGTGTGGCAGGAGCTGGACCCCGCCGGGTTCATCCTCGACTTCGCCGACCGGATCTACCACGTGGACTGCAAGGACGCCAAGGTGCGCACCGGCGACGGCCGCCGCGGCCGGCTGTCGTCGCACCTGCCGTGGGCCGACCTGCGCAGGGGCTGGGACTTCGTGTCGACCGGCCGGGGTGACGTGCCGTGGGAGGACTGCTTCCGCGCGCTCAACTCGATCGGCTACGACGGCCCCATCTCGATCGAGTGGGAGGACGCCGGCATGGACCGCCTGTCCGGTGCTCCCGAGGCCCTCGCCTACATCCGCACCCTCAACGCGATCACCCCGCCGACCGCCGCCTTCGACGCGGCGTTCTCCTCGGAGTGA
- a CDS encoding maleylpyruvate isomerase family mycothiol-dependent enzyme, whose product MKLLKNSPQGPQIAAGVDRAYADFASLVEGLTAEQWRTPTRCAGWEVRDIAGHVTGLAKDIAGGFSQTRSGDQQAAALRGREPAELVDQLRTAAKSIVGLLNGREATFWHTSGPLPGLDRAQSSIRLWHDLFIHTDDIRVALGLPSERGPGLRASLDDVSRRLDEEGFGPARFVLTGMDGEPEELVFGAPGPETPVVTVDALDFLMAATGRADPASLGFGPEMNIYRE is encoded by the coding sequence ATGAAACTGTTGAAGAACTCCCCACAAGGGCCGCAGATCGCCGCAGGCGTGGATCGCGCCTACGCGGATTTCGCCTCCTTGGTGGAGGGTCTCACCGCGGAGCAGTGGCGTACACCGACGCGCTGCGCCGGATGGGAGGTACGCGACATCGCGGGGCACGTCACCGGGCTCGCCAAGGACATCGCGGGTGGTTTCAGCCAGACCCGTTCCGGTGACCAGCAGGCCGCCGCGCTGCGTGGCCGCGAGCCCGCGGAACTGGTCGACCAGTTGCGCACCGCGGCCAAGTCGATCGTGGGCCTGCTCAACGGCCGGGAGGCGACCTTCTGGCACACGTCGGGGCCGCTGCCGGGGCTGGACCGGGCACAGAGCTCGATCCGGCTGTGGCACGACCTGTTCATCCACACCGATGACATACGGGTGGCGCTGGGGCTGCCGTCGGAGCGGGGGCCGGGGCTGCGCGCGTCCCTGGACGACGTGTCGCGCCGGCTCGATGAGGAGGGGTTCGGTCCGGCGCGGTTCGTGCTGACGGGGATGGACGGGGAACCGGAGGAGCTCGTGTTCGGGGCTCCGGGGCCGGAGACTCCGGTGGTGACGGTGGACGCGCTGGACTTCCTGATGGCGGCCACGGGGAGGGCCGATCCGGCCTCGCTGGGGTTCGGGCCCGAGATGAACATCTATCGGGAGTGA
- a CDS encoding GDP-mannose 4,6-dehydratase: MARRALITGITGQDGSYLAEHLLEQGYEVWGLVRGQANPRVSRVRRQLRDVRLVRGDLLDQGSLISAVERVAPDEVYNLGAISFVPMSWEQAELTAEVTGMGVLRMLEAIRVCSGITSSRATASGQIRFYQASSSEMFGQVRETPQNELTPFHPRSPYGVAKAYGHFLTQNYRESYGMFAVSGILFNHESPRRGAEFVTRKITLGVARIKLGQATELRLGNLDARRDWGYAGDYVRAMRMMLQAPTPEDYVIGTGRTHSVRELVEAAFTAADLDWERHVVLDPTLHRPAEVDLLCADPKKARTQLGWEPSVPFEDLIAMMVDSDIHLLSTGTDPDQDSSWP, encoded by the coding sequence TTGGCCAGGCGTGCTCTGATCACCGGCATCACCGGGCAGGACGGTTCCTACCTCGCCGAGCACCTGCTGGAACAGGGCTACGAAGTCTGGGGTCTCGTACGCGGCCAGGCCAACCCCAGGGTCTCCCGGGTACGCAGGCAACTGCGGGACGTGCGGCTCGTCCGCGGAGACCTGCTCGACCAGGGGTCCCTCATCTCCGCCGTGGAACGGGTCGCGCCTGACGAGGTCTACAACCTCGGTGCCATCTCGTTCGTGCCGATGTCGTGGGAGCAGGCGGAACTCACCGCCGAGGTCACCGGCATGGGGGTTCTGCGCATGCTGGAGGCCATCAGGGTGTGCTCCGGCATCACCTCGTCCCGCGCCACCGCCTCCGGCCAGATCCGGTTCTACCAGGCGTCGTCGTCGGAGATGTTCGGCCAGGTCCGCGAGACCCCGCAGAACGAACTGACCCCCTTCCACCCGCGCTCGCCGTACGGCGTCGCCAAGGCCTACGGTCACTTCCTCACCCAGAACTACCGCGAGTCGTACGGCATGTTCGCCGTCTCCGGCATCCTGTTCAACCACGAGTCCCCCCGCCGCGGCGCCGAGTTCGTCACCCGCAAGATCACCCTCGGCGTCGCCAGGATCAAACTCGGCCAGGCCACCGAACTGCGCCTCGGCAACCTCGACGCGCGCCGCGACTGGGGCTACGCCGGCGACTACGTCCGCGCCATGCGCATGATGCTCCAAGCCCCCACCCCCGAGGACTACGTCATCGGCACCGGCCGCACCCACTCGGTACGCGAACTCGTCGAAGCCGCCTTCACCGCCGCCGACCTCGACTGGGAACGCCACGTCGTCCTCGACCCCACCCTCCACCGCCCCGCCGAAGTGGACCTCCTCTGCGCCGACCCCAAGAAAGCCAGAACCCAACTCGGCTGGGAACCCTCGGTCCCCTTCGAAGACCTCATAGCCATGATGGTCGACTCCGACATCCACCTCCTCTCCACCGGCACCGACCCCGACCAGGACTCCTCCTGGCCCTGA
- a CDS encoding pyridoxamine 5'-phosphate oxidase family protein, translating into MNQRARIAMSDDEVADHLRQCRKLQLGTVNPDGTPHLVTMFYGLIDGRIAFWTYGKAQKRRNIDRDPRVSCLVETGDDYFDLRGVLVYGTARLVDAPAGVLGAGLEITRRMARLPDDDPAEELRGYVEHTGRKRVAYLVEPTRVVSWDHRKLTAPATA; encoded by the coding sequence GTGAACCAGCGTGCCCGCATCGCGATGAGCGACGACGAGGTGGCCGACCACCTCAGACAGTGCCGCAAGCTCCAGCTCGGCACCGTCAACCCCGACGGGACGCCGCACCTGGTGACGATGTTCTACGGCCTGATCGACGGCCGCATCGCCTTCTGGACGTACGGCAAGGCGCAGAAGCGGCGCAACATCGACCGCGACCCCCGGGTGAGCTGCCTCGTCGAGACCGGCGACGACTACTTCGACCTGCGCGGCGTGCTCGTCTACGGCACCGCGCGCCTGGTCGACGCGCCGGCCGGCGTGCTCGGCGCCGGCCTGGAGATCACCCGGCGCATGGCACGCCTCCCCGACGACGACCCCGCCGAGGAGCTGCGCGGCTACGTCGAGCACACCGGCCGCAAGAGGGTGGCCTACCTCGTCGAGCCGACACGCGTGGTCTCCTGGGACCACCGCAAGCTGACCGCACCCGCCACGGCCTAG
- a CDS encoding glycosyltransferase family 4 protein gives MEVPKDRHDLTADQDHPLRVALLSYRSKPTCGGQGVYLRHLSRELVALGHSVEVFSGQPYPELDEGVVLTKVPSLDLYRDEDPFRTPGLKEYRDWIDLLEVGTMWTAGFPEPLTFSLRALRELKRRQGDFDVVQDNQTLGYGLLGIQKLFPVVGTIHHPISVDRRIELSAAPLRKKLSMRRWYGFVRMQSIVAPRLSPILTVSESSLADIHRDFNVPQRNMRLIPLGVDTRHFHPRPHLPKRKGSIVAVASADSPMKGVATLLRAVAKLATERDVNLTVVSRPTPGGPTEKLVRELALGDRVRFVHGISDDELGELIATSEISVVPSLYEGFSLPAVEHMACGTPLVASRTGALPEVVGDAAIQVAPGDPEELAGVLRRLHDSPQERERVGKAGYDRVMERFTWNVVARRTVEAYREAIQRRKGSGRC, from the coding sequence GTGGAGGTTCCGAAGGACCGGCATGACCTCACCGCTGATCAGGACCACCCCTTGCGCGTCGCGCTGCTGTCGTACCGCAGCAAGCCCACCTGCGGCGGCCAAGGCGTCTACCTGCGCCACCTCAGCCGCGAACTGGTCGCGCTCGGCCACAGCGTGGAGGTCTTCTCCGGCCAGCCCTACCCCGAGCTGGACGAAGGCGTCGTGCTCACCAAGGTGCCGAGCCTCGACCTGTACCGCGACGAGGACCCCTTCCGCACGCCGGGCCTCAAGGAGTACCGCGACTGGATCGACCTGCTGGAAGTCGGCACCATGTGGACGGCGGGCTTCCCCGAGCCGCTGACGTTCAGCCTGCGGGCCCTGCGTGAGCTGAAGCGCCGTCAAGGCGACTTCGACGTGGTGCAGGACAACCAGACCCTCGGCTACGGCCTGCTCGGCATCCAGAAGCTGTTCCCCGTGGTCGGCACCATCCACCACCCGATCAGCGTGGACCGGCGCATCGAGCTGAGCGCCGCGCCGCTGCGCAAGAAGCTCTCCATGCGCCGCTGGTACGGCTTCGTGCGCATGCAGAGCATCGTGGCGCCGCGCCTCAGCCCGATCCTCACCGTCAGCGAGTCGAGCCTCGCCGACATCCACCGCGACTTCAACGTGCCGCAGCGCAACATGCGGCTCATCCCCCTCGGCGTGGACACCCGCCACTTCCACCCCCGCCCGCACCTGCCGAAGCGCAAGGGCTCGATCGTGGCCGTGGCGAGCGCCGACTCCCCCATGAAGGGGGTGGCGACGCTGCTGCGCGCCGTCGCCAAGCTCGCCACCGAGCGGGACGTCAACCTGACCGTGGTCAGCAGGCCCACCCCCGGCGGCCCCACCGAGAAACTCGTGCGCGAGCTGGCGCTCGGCGACCGGGTGCGGTTCGTGCACGGCATCTCCGACGACGAGCTCGGCGAGCTGATCGCCACCTCCGAGATCTCCGTGGTGCCGTCGCTGTACGAGGGCTTCTCGCTGCCGGCGGTCGAGCACATGGCCTGCGGCACCCCGCTCGTGGCCAGCCGCACCGGCGCGCTGCCCGAGGTGGTCGGCGACGCCGCGATCCAGGTCGCACCCGGCGACCCCGAGGAACTGGCCGGCGTGCTGCGCCGCCTGCACGACTCGCCGCAGGAACGCGAGCGGGTCGGCAAGGCGGGCTACGACCGGGTCATGGAGCGGTTCACCTGGAACGTCGTGGCCAGGCGGACCGTGGAGGCGTACCGCGAGGCCATCCAGAGGCGAAAGGGGAGCGGTAGGTGCTGA
- a CDS encoding class I SAM-dependent methyltransferase encodes MTYPTLPAELRHAAERAKGFMPPPEGLALFQTAHTYAERGPICEIGTYCGKSAVYLGAAAREHGTVVFTVDHHRGSEEIQPGWAYHDPTLMDLRFGKMDSLPFFRSTIAAAGLEDTVIAVVGRSEVVARHWNTPLAMLFIDGAHSEEPVTLDYEGWAPHVMPGGALVFHDIYPDPADGGQGPYRVYQRALATGEYREVRAEGSLRVLQRAG; translated from the coding sequence ATGACTTATCCGACCTTGCCGGCCGAGCTGCGGCACGCGGCCGAACGGGCCAAAGGCTTCATGCCCCCGCCTGAAGGCCTGGCGCTGTTCCAGACCGCGCACACCTACGCCGAGCGCGGGCCCATCTGCGAGATCGGCACCTACTGCGGCAAGTCCGCCGTGTACCTCGGCGCGGCGGCCCGCGAGCACGGCACGGTCGTGTTCACCGTGGACCACCACCGCGGCTCGGAAGAGATCCAGCCCGGCTGGGCCTACCACGACCCGACGCTGATGGACCTGCGGTTCGGCAAGATGGACTCCCTGCCGTTCTTCCGCTCCACCATCGCCGCCGCCGGCCTGGAGGACACCGTCATCGCCGTGGTCGGCCGCTCGGAGGTCGTGGCACGCCACTGGAACACCCCGCTCGCCATGCTGTTCATCGACGGCGCGCATTCGGAGGAGCCGGTCACCCTCGACTACGAGGGCTGGGCCCCGCACGTCATGCCAGGCGGCGCGCTGGTGTTCCACGACATCTACCCCGACCCCGCCGACGGCGGCCAGGGCCCCTACCGCGTCTACCAGCGCGCGCTGGCCACCGGCGAGTACCGCGAGGTCAGGGCCGAAGGGTCGCTGCGGGTGCTTCAGCGCGCCGGCTAG
- a CDS encoding Zn-dependent alcohol dehydrogenase, which yields MRAAMLHAVGDDKLDIRDDFTLAPVGATDVRVKIKATGVCHSDLSVMTGLLPMPLPVVLGHEGAGEVVEVGDQVTSVAPGDHVVVNWTPACGACDRCVGGQPYLCMHYVMESFTLPRFRYGGETPAFGMVGCGTWAEEIVVPWQGAIKIDPEVPYEVAALIGCGITTGVGAVVNTAKLRPGATAVVIGCGGVGLSVIQGARLSGATTILAVDPLTSKHALAKKVGATDACTPEQLTEAVASLTGGQGFDYGFEVVGRSQTILAAWQATRRGGDVVVVGAGAMDDMVSLSAFNLMFDGKTLHGSLYGDSDVRRDFPLFAGLWKAGKLDLESMISSRIRLGDLNDAVAALRGGEVLRQIVVFD from the coding sequence ATGCGAGCCGCGATGCTGCACGCCGTCGGGGATGACAAGCTCGACATCCGCGACGACTTCACCCTCGCCCCCGTGGGTGCCACGGACGTCCGCGTGAAGATCAAGGCGACCGGGGTCTGCCACTCCGACCTGTCGGTGATGACGGGCCTGCTGCCGATGCCGCTGCCTGTGGTGCTCGGCCACGAAGGCGCCGGCGAGGTCGTCGAGGTCGGCGACCAGGTCACCTCGGTCGCTCCCGGCGACCACGTCGTCGTCAACTGGACGCCGGCGTGCGGCGCGTGCGACCGCTGCGTCGGCGGCCAGCCGTACCTGTGCATGCACTACGTCATGGAGAGCTTCACACTGCCGAGGTTCCGGTACGGCGGGGAGACCCCGGCGTTCGGCATGGTGGGGTGCGGCACCTGGGCCGAGGAGATCGTCGTGCCGTGGCAGGGGGCCATCAAGATCGACCCCGAGGTGCCGTACGAGGTCGCGGCGCTCATCGGCTGCGGCATCACCACCGGCGTCGGCGCGGTGGTCAACACGGCCAAACTGCGGCCCGGCGCCACGGCCGTGGTGATCGGCTGCGGCGGCGTCGGCCTGTCGGTGATCCAGGGGGCCCGGCTGTCCGGCGCCACCACGATCCTCGCGGTCGACCCCCTGACGTCCAAGCACGCGCTCGCCAAGAAGGTCGGCGCCACCGACGCCTGCACCCCCGAGCAGCTGACGGAGGCCGTGGCGTCGCTCACCGGCGGCCAGGGCTTCGACTACGGCTTCGAGGTGGTCGGCAGATCGCAGACCATCCTCGCGGCCTGGCAGGCCACGCGCAGAGGCGGCGACGTGGTCGTCGTGGGGGCCGGCGCCATGGACGACATGGTGTCGCTGTCGGCGTTCAACCTGATGTTCGACGGCAAGACGCTGCACGGCTCGCTGTACGGCGACAGCGACGTGCGCCGCGACTTCCCGCTGTTCGCCGGGCTGTGGAAGGCCGGCAAGCTGGACCTGGAGAGCATGATCAGCTCACGGATCCGGCTCGGCGACCTCAACGACGCCGTGGCGGCGCTGCGCGGCGGCGAGGTGCTGCGGCAGATCGTGGTCTTCGACTAG
- a CDS encoding methyltransferase domain-containing protein produces the protein MLTVDFGRLTVGPGLRVLDLGCGGGRHAFEVLRRGADVVAFDQDAAELQSVAVMFAAMDKAGEVPQGATAETVTGDALAMPFPDASFDRVIAAEVLEHIPDDMAAMREIFRVLKPGGTAAVTVPSFLPERICWALSEAYHTAPGGHVRIYTLAELSAKLKATGLEVGPHHHAHGLHSPYWWIKCAVGVNDDDHPLAKAYHRLLVWDIMKRPAATRVAEAVLNPLIGKSVVIYVRKPA, from the coding sequence GTGCTGACGGTCGACTTCGGGAGGCTCACGGTCGGGCCGGGCCTTCGGGTGCTGGACCTCGGCTGCGGCGGCGGACGGCACGCGTTCGAGGTGCTGCGGCGCGGCGCGGACGTGGTGGCGTTCGACCAGGACGCGGCGGAACTGCAGAGCGTGGCCGTCATGTTCGCCGCCATGGACAAGGCAGGCGAGGTACCGCAAGGCGCGACCGCGGAGACCGTGACGGGGGACGCGCTCGCGATGCCGTTCCCCGACGCGTCGTTCGACCGGGTCATCGCGGCGGAGGTGCTCGAGCACATCCCCGACGACATGGCGGCGATGCGTGAGATCTTCCGGGTGCTGAAGCCCGGCGGCACGGCGGCGGTGACCGTGCCGAGTTTCCTGCCCGAGCGCATCTGCTGGGCCCTGTCGGAGGCGTACCACACGGCGCCTGGCGGCCACGTGCGCATCTACACGCTCGCCGAGCTGAGCGCCAAGTTGAAGGCCACCGGCCTGGAGGTCGGCCCGCACCACCACGCGCACGGCCTGCACTCGCCGTACTGGTGGATCAAGTGCGCGGTCGGCGTGAACGACGACGACCATCCGCTCGCCAAGGCCTACCACCGGCTGCTGGTGTGGGACATCATGAAGCGGCCCGCGGCGACCCGCGTCGCCGAGGCCGTGCTGAACCCGTTGATCGGCAAAAGCGTGGTGATCTACGTTCGGAAGCCGGCATGA